A single genomic interval of Oryzias latipes chromosome 3, ASM223467v1 harbors:
- the LOC101165129 gene encoding zinc finger protein 501-like, whose amino-acid sequence MDQETQTQTPPPRLQRENVGVFQEEEEELSLKQEPETPEESEPSEAEESSDEGSERQGSSQNRLWVQRGGRSGLQWSHAHEETLDSDQQLSSEEEPDLVVIKEEEDDFFVDQAEEQVRLKQEFGTFTVTRPNEENDHSGPEPSRARLLFGSSSLAERKGEGGRKDSVPNRVTVGDPSRKQNSQTGKQVNKAPGSSAGPAPTTQSFKHYDACGKSFLCDKCGKGFRQQGHLNSHIRIHTGEKPYLCKTCGKSFSQSSVFRNHIMIHTGEKPFSCKICGKLLRYSSSLTGHMKIHTGEKPYVCKVCGKRFCHSSGLVSHTRSHTGEKSYSCQVCGKCFSHNSTLLRHTRTHTGERPFPCQTCGKRFNNNSHLTIHMRTHTGEKLFSCDACGKSFSHGSTLQRHARMHTGEMPSSCKVCGKLFRYSSSLARHMKIHAGDKP is encoded by the exons ATGGACCAGGAGACGCAGACGCAGACGCCTCCTCCACGACTTCAGAGGGAGAACGTCGGCGTtttccaggaggaggaggaggaacttTCCCTGAAGCAGGAACCGGAAACTCCGGAGGAAAGCGAGCCGAGTGAAGCCGAAGAAAGCAGCGATGAGGGTTCTGAGCGGCAGGGGAGCAGCCAGAACCGGCTGTGGGTCCAGAGAGGAGGCCGTTCAG GCCTGCAGTGGAGCCACGCCCACGAGGAGACGCTCGACAGCGACCAGCAGCTCAGTTCTGAGGAGGAGCCAGATCTGGTGGTGATcaaggaggaagaggacgaTTTCTTCGTGGATCAGGCGGAGGAGCAGGTCCGACTGAAGCAGGAATTTGGGACTTTTACGGTGACCCGACCCAATGAGGAGAACGACCACAGCGGCCCAGAACCGAGTCGTGCTCGGCTCCTTTTCGGCTCCTCCTCTTTGGCCGAGAGGAAGGGCGAAGGAGGACGCAAAGACTCTGTTCCAAACAGGGTCACCGTGGGAGACCCGTCACGTAAACAAAACTCACAAACAGGTAAACAGGTAAACAAAGCCCCCGGCAGCTCTGCTGGACCCGCCCCCACCACCCAGAGCTTCAAACACTACGACGCCTGTGGGAAGTCGTTTTTATGCGACAAGTGCGGAAAAGGCTTCAGGCAGCAGGGCCATCTGAATTCCCACATCCGGATCCACACAGGTGAGAAGCCTTACCTGTGTAAGACCTGCGGGAAGAGCTTCTCGCAGTCCTCCGTGTTCAGGAACCACATCATGATCCACACGGGCGAGAAGCCCTTTTCCTGCAAGATCTGCGGGAAGCTGCTGCGCTACAGCAGCAGCCTGACGGGCCACATGAAGATCCACACGGGCGAGAAGCCCTACGTCTGCAAGGTGTGCGGCAAACGCTTCTGCCACAGCAGCGGCCTGGTGTCCCACACCCGCAGCCACACCGGCGAGAAGTCCTACTCCTGCCAGGTCTGCGGCAAATGCTTCAGCCACAACAGCACGCTGCTGCGGCACACGCGGACGCACACGGGCGAGAGGCCCTTCCCCTGCCAGACCTGCGGCAAGCGCTTCAACAACAACAGCCACCTGACCATCCACATGCGGACGCACACCGGCGAGAAGCTCTTCTCCTGCGACGCCTGCGGGAAGAGCTTCAGCCACGGCAGCACGCTGCAGCGCCACGCCCGCATGCACACCGGGGAGATGCCGTCTTCCTGCAAGGTCTGCGGGAAGCTGTTCCgctacagcagcagcttggCCAGACACATGAAGATCCACGCCGGCGACAAGCCGTAG